One window of the Candidatus Nanopelagicales bacterium genome contains the following:
- a CDS encoding CPBP family intramembrane glutamic endopeptidase, which yields MTTQPERLDRRTLGAEVVLVLLVSLGASAIRALLYLLDSLTRGQPLANQSATIVRSVTPDRPWLDLLYQLVGIALALVPVLLVAHLLRRSGEGVRGIGFDATEPGRDLLRGVVLAAVVGGTGLAFYLATYAAGLNLRVVPVALGEAWWSLPVLVLAAVENALLEEVVILGYLIHRLRQIGWGPWAAIATSAVIRGAYHLYQGFGGFVGNLVMGLLFGWLFTRWRRTTPFVIAHALIDIVAFVGYALLRDRVGWLP from the coding sequence GTGACCACCCAACCCGAGCGGCTCGACCGGCGCACGCTCGGCGCCGAGGTGGTCCTCGTGCTGTTGGTGTCGCTGGGCGCCTCCGCCATCCGGGCGCTGTTGTACCTGCTGGACTCGCTCACCCGCGGGCAGCCGCTGGCCAACCAGAGCGCCACCATCGTCCGCTCGGTCACCCCGGACCGCCCGTGGCTGGACCTGCTCTACCAGCTGGTCGGCATCGCCCTCGCGCTCGTCCCGGTGCTGCTGGTGGCGCACCTGCTGCGCCGTTCCGGGGAGGGCGTGCGCGGCATCGGCTTCGACGCCACCGAGCCCGGCCGCGACCTGCTCCGCGGTGTCGTGCTCGCGGCCGTCGTCGGGGGCACCGGGCTGGCGTTCTACCTGGCGACGTACGCCGCCGGGCTGAACCTGCGGGTCGTCCCGGTCGCGCTCGGGGAGGCGTGGTGGTCGCTCCCGGTGCTGGTGCTGGCCGCCGTCGAGAACGCCCTGCTCGAGGAGGTCGTGATCCTCGGCTATCTGATCCACCGGCTGCGGCAGATTGGCTGGGGGCCGTGGGCCGCGATCGCCACCAGCGCGGTGATCCGCGGCGCCTACCACCTGTACCAGGGGTTCGGCGGCTTCGTGGGCAACCTGGTGATGGGCCTGCTGTTCGGCTGGCTGTTCACCCGCTGGCGCCGCACGACACCGTTCGTCATCGCCCACGCGCTCATCGACATCGTCGCGTTCGTCGGGTACGCGCTGCTGCGCGACCGGGTGGGCTGGCTGCCGTAG
- a CDS encoding YidB family protein — protein sequence MAGIDDVIAALMGGAQSGMDKATQLGAPLLGMFQSEGGFGGVVSSLQDSSIGQQVQSWVSNGPNLPVSPSQVADALGADRMKQLAEQSGLSVDDVASSLSQLLPSLIDKLTPTGQVPGADQLQSLLSKIPGADTVTGLVSSFIPGRK from the coding sequence ATGGCGGGAATCGACGACGTGATCGCGGCCCTGATGGGCGGGGCGCAGAGCGGGATGGACAAGGCCACCCAGCTCGGGGCGCCGCTGCTGGGCATGTTCCAGTCCGAGGGCGGCTTCGGCGGCGTCGTGTCCTCGCTGCAGGACAGCTCGATCGGGCAGCAGGTGCAGTCGTGGGTCAGCAACGGCCCCAACCTGCCGGTGTCGCCGTCCCAGGTCGCCGACGCGCTCGGCGCGGACCGGATGAAGCAGCTCGCGGAGCAGTCGGGTCTGTCCGTCGACGACGTGGCGTCGTCGCTGTCCCAGCTGCTGCCGTCCCTGATCGACAAGCTCACGCCGACCGGTCAGGTCCCGGGCGCCGACCAGCTCCAGTCGCTGCTGTCGAAGATCCCGGGCGCCGACACTGTCACCGGCCTGGTCTCCAGCTTCATCCCCGGCCGGAAGTAG
- a CDS encoding VOC family protein — translation MPQSLVPNLWFDTQAEEAAQFYVSVFPNSRILSTSRYSDAGPGEPGSVMTVEFELDGTRFVGINGGPRFTFDEAVSFAITCRDQDEVDHYWDRLTDGGEESMCGWLKDRFGLSWQVIPEGLGDVLGDPDPARAQRAVQAMLGMRKLDLPALRRAADGA, via the coding sequence GTGCCCCAGTCCCTCGTACCGAACCTGTGGTTCGACACCCAGGCGGAGGAGGCCGCGCAGTTCTACGTCTCGGTTTTCCCCAACTCGCGGATCCTCAGCACCAGCCGCTACTCCGACGCCGGCCCGGGCGAGCCCGGCAGCGTCATGACGGTCGAGTTCGAGCTCGACGGCACCCGCTTCGTCGGCATCAACGGCGGACCCCGGTTCACCTTCGACGAGGCCGTGTCGTTCGCCATCACCTGCCGGGACCAGGACGAGGTCGACCACTACTGGGACCGGCTCACGGACGGCGGCGAGGAGTCCATGTGCGGGTGGCTCAAGGACCGCTTCGGGCTGTCCTGGCAGGTGATCCCCGAGGGCCTGGGGGACGTCCTGGGCGACCCGGATCCGGCGCGGGCCCAGCGCGCGGTGCAGGCGATGCTGGGCATGCGCAAGCTCGACCTGCCGGCGCTGCGGCGCGCCGCCGACGGGGCGTAG
- a CDS encoding nitroreductase family deazaflavin-dependent oxidoreductase: MPLDGEYVPSPSAWVREQVEQYEASGGQRANTLLDTGLPVIIVTHRGRTSGAVRKTPVMRVEHEGEYALVASKGGAPEHPDWYGNLVADPSAVMIQDGPEPFDAVVREVDGDERAEWWERAVAAYPPYADYQQRTDRRIPVLVARRRD; encoded by the coding sequence ATGCCTCTGGATGGTGAGTACGTACCCAGCCCCTCCGCCTGGGTCCGCGAGCAGGTCGAGCAGTACGAGGCGTCCGGCGGACAGCGGGCCAACACGCTGTTGGACACCGGGCTGCCCGTGATCATCGTGACGCACCGCGGCCGCACCAGCGGCGCGGTGCGCAAGACCCCGGTGATGCGCGTGGAGCACGAGGGCGAGTACGCGCTGGTCGCCTCCAAGGGCGGCGCCCCCGAGCACCCGGACTGGTACGGGAACCTCGTCGCCGACCCGAGCGCGGTGATGATCCAGGACGGACCCGAGCCGTTCGACGCCGTCGTCCGCGAGGTGGACGGCGACGAGCGTGCGGAGTGGTGGGAGCGCGCGGTCGCCGCCTACCCGCCCTACGCGGACTATCAGCAGCGCACCGACCGACGCATCCCGGTGCTGGTCGCCCGGCGGCGAGACTGA
- a CDS encoding phosphotransferase: MTPVDPMLDVVRRCGIDAASVRPRRANTDELTAPWLADKYGGGLLGTHPLTVTDAAGVDRDVVCKVRHSPGISVTLMPGVYARLGITLPRPYSGFRAAREMTPVLRREIDVYARQRDVPALAACQPALVGSMVDEDADLSALVVEFVPDAVLMDTGADVSGWTRARVDAQVTAIAAVHGAFLGPPGSPPPGLRSLPAPFSAADVAADRDLWAASAEYVHRVRPDLLDDAGLRRRLRLADTAGDWYGAVAEHPHTLAHDDFNPRNACFRGDGRPLVYDWELASWGTPLRDLVEMLTFTVTPDWGDDDIRGLVRRHRSWVERAGDVRLDPQEWDEAFRGEVMDEALNRLAFQQVLGQDMPLGYVERITAAVDRLLDLVSA, encoded by the coding sequence ATGACCCCGGTGGACCCCATGCTGGATGTCGTCCGGCGCTGCGGGATCGACGCGGCCTCGGTGCGGCCGCGCCGCGCCAACACCGACGAGCTCACCGCGCCGTGGCTGGCGGACAAGTACGGCGGCGGGCTGCTCGGCACCCATCCCCTCACGGTCACCGATGCGGCCGGGGTGGACCGGGACGTGGTGTGCAAGGTCCGGCACAGCCCGGGGATCTCGGTGACGCTCATGCCGGGTGTGTACGCGCGGCTCGGGATCACGCTGCCGCGCCCCTATTCCGGCTTCCGGGCGGCGCGGGAGATGACCCCCGTGCTGCGGCGGGAGATCGACGTGTACGCCCGCCAGAGAGACGTGCCGGCGCTGGCGGCCTGCCAGCCCGCGCTGGTCGGTTCGATGGTGGACGAGGACGCGGACCTGTCCGCGCTGGTGGTGGAGTTCGTCCCCGACGCCGTGCTGATGGACACCGGCGCGGACGTGTCCGGGTGGACGCGTGCCCGGGTGGACGCGCAGGTGACGGCGATCGCGGCGGTGCACGGGGCGTTCCTCGGGCCGCCCGGGTCACCCCCGCCAGGGCTGCGTTCGTTGCCCGCGCCGTTCTCGGCCGCGGACGTGGCGGCCGACCGCGACCTGTGGGCCGCGTCCGCGGAGTACGTGCACCGGGTCCGACCCGACCTGCTGGATGACGCCGGTCTGCGCCGCCGACTGCGCCTCGCCGACACCGCCGGCGACTGGTACGGAGCGGTCGCGGAGCACCCCCACACGCTGGCCCACGACGACTTCAACCCGCGCAACGCCTGCTTCCGAGGTGACGGGCGGCCGCTGGTGTACGACTGGGAGCTCGCATCGTGGGGGACGCCGCTGCGCGACCTGGTCGAGATGCTGACCTTCACCGTGACCCCGGACTGGGGGGACGATGACATCCGCGGCCTGGTGCGGAGGCACCGTTCGTGGGTGGAGCGGGCCGGCGACGTCCGGCTGGATCCTCAGGAGTGGGACGAGGCGTTCCGGGGCGAGGTCATGGACGAGGCGCTGAACCGGCTGGCCTTCCAGCAGGTGCTGGGCCAGGACATGCCCCTCGGCTACGTCGAGCGCATCACGGCCGCCGTGGATCGGCTGCTGGACCTGGTGTCCGCCTAG
- a CDS encoding PIG-L deacetylase family protein, whose amino-acid sequence MEPLIPLEGDVGRVLAVVAHPDDLEYGAAAAVALWTDAGHEVAYLLASRGEAGIDGMEPVEAARVRVEEEIRSAAVVGVSTVEFLDHPDGAIEYGLPLRREVAAAIRRHRPETLLLFNHRETWGPGRLNSPDHRHTGEAALDAVGDAGNRWIHPELGLEPWGGVRRALVTGSPLATHGLDVSEGVDRAVASLSEHRAYLEGLGDHPMADPEFIRMFLETTGERFGGVPTLSFELFEF is encoded by the coding sequence ATGGAGCCGCTGATCCCGCTGGAGGGCGACGTCGGCCGCGTGCTGGCCGTGGTCGCGCACCCCGACGACCTGGAGTACGGCGCTGCCGCGGCGGTCGCCCTCTGGACCGACGCAGGTCACGAGGTCGCGTACCTGCTCGCGTCCCGGGGCGAGGCGGGAATCGACGGGATGGAACCCGTCGAGGCGGCACGGGTGCGGGTCGAGGAGGAGATCCGGTCGGCGGCCGTCGTGGGCGTGTCCACCGTGGAGTTCCTGGACCATCCCGACGGGGCCATCGAGTACGGCCTCCCGCTGCGTCGGGAGGTCGCTGCGGCCATCCGTCGGCACCGGCCCGAGACGCTGCTGCTGTTCAACCACCGGGAGACGTGGGGGCCGGGTCGGCTGAACTCCCCGGACCACCGCCACACGGGCGAGGCCGCGCTGGACGCGGTCGGCGACGCGGGCAACCGCTGGATCCACCCCGAGCTCGGGCTCGAGCCGTGGGGTGGGGTGCGGCGGGCCCTCGTGACCGGGTCACCGCTGGCGACGCACGGGCTGGACGTGTCCGAGGGCGTCGACCGGGCGGTGGCGTCGCTGTCCGAGCACCGCGCGTACCTCGAGGGCCTCGGTGATCACCCGATGGCGGACCCGGAGTTCATCCGGATGTTCCTGGAGACGACCGGCGAGAGGTTCGGCGGGGTGCCGACGCTGTCCTTCGAGCTGTTCGAGTTCTGA
- a CDS encoding DUF2889 domain-containing protein, with product MTESSRAPAHRRSLQFDVYDDDPGLLRVVARLRDERPWAQDPRNLPVVHDLELIVSVGRDDLVIRSATAVMNTYPHAECPFITGAYRRLEGLAVARGYTRALRERLGGPAGCTHLSELARAMGPVVLQSAFSAHARGMVAGTEASDDGPGDPRVTLAFLRDTCHVWAEDGVGMEKLRRGWRPGTTAYPIPPLAEFPEP from the coding sequence ATGACGGAGTCGTCCCGGGCCCCGGCGCACCGGCGGTCGCTGCAGTTCGACGTGTACGACGACGACCCGGGGCTGCTGCGGGTCGTGGCCCGGCTGCGGGACGAGCGCCCGTGGGCGCAGGATCCGCGAAACCTGCCGGTCGTGCACGACCTCGAGCTCATCGTGTCGGTGGGCCGGGACGACCTGGTGATCCGGTCCGCGACCGCCGTGATGAACACGTACCCGCACGCGGAGTGCCCGTTCATCACCGGGGCGTACCGCCGGCTGGAGGGCCTCGCGGTGGCCCGGGGCTACACCCGAGCGCTGCGGGAGCGGCTGGGCGGGCCGGCGGGGTGCACGCACCTGAGCGAGCTGGCCCGCGCGATGGGCCCGGTGGTGCTGCAGTCGGCGTTCTCCGCGCACGCGCGGGGCATGGTGGCCGGGACGGAGGCGTCGGACGACGGACCCGGGGACCCGCGCGTGACGCTGGCGTTCCTGCGCGACACCTGCCATGTGTGGGCCGAGGACGGCGTCGGGATGGAGAAGCTGCGGCGGGGCTGGCGGCCGGGGACGACGGCGTACCCGATCCCGCCGCTGGCGGAGTTCCCCGAGCCGTGA
- a CDS encoding trypsin-like serine protease has translation MRRTTKLLAIAATGAALVATALPATAITGGQPTGDGSFRNVALITFYAKDFEDETVYYRYRCTGTLVSPTVVLTAAHCTYITGGATLVTFSPDVAPVAPPNNDPLLSPLPRAADDSATGPDGWGSSSTGFAHVGTTKGNQKYYDWYKLTYGTTLENPTYYSGTAYKHPDYSNFTDLKNWNDVGVIVLDQEVEGIGTAPVAPQGFLDQFTPKVLNKTVFTPVGYGTEVRKPVAGPQKPTPMSYPLIRRVTTSNGQKLTPQILQTNGNPNNNIGDGGTCFGDSGGPTFKDGYVVTVTSYGYTSNCRYLDGLQRIDIPGVADILADAIGDSGSVPANWELISR, from the coding sequence GTGCGCCGAACCACCAAGCTCCTCGCCATCGCGGCGACCGGAGCGGCCCTCGTGGCCACCGCCCTCCCCGCCACCGCCATCACCGGCGGCCAGCCGACCGGTGATGGCAGCTTCCGCAACGTCGCGTTGATCACCTTCTACGCGAAGGACTTCGAGGACGAGACCGTCTACTACCGCTACCGGTGCACCGGCACCCTGGTCAGCCCGACGGTCGTCCTGACCGCGGCCCACTGCACCTACATCACCGGCGGGGCCACCCTGGTGACGTTCTCGCCCGACGTGGCTCCGGTCGCACCGCCGAACAACGACCCGCTCCTGTCGCCGCTCCCCCGAGCCGCTGACGACTCAGCGACTGGTCCGGACGGATGGGGGAGCTCCTCCACCGGGTTCGCGCACGTAGGAACCACCAAGGGCAACCAGAAGTACTACGACTGGTACAAGTTGACCTACGGGACCACCCTGGAGAACCCGACCTACTACTCGGGCACGGCCTACAAGCACCCCGATTACTCCAACTTCACCGACCTCAAGAACTGGAACGACGTCGGTGTGATCGTCCTCGATCAGGAGGTCGAGGGCATCGGGACGGCGCCAGTTGCTCCTCAGGGCTTCCTCGACCAGTTCACGCCGAAGGTGCTGAACAAGACCGTCTTCACCCCGGTCGGCTACGGGACCGAGGTGCGCAAGCCGGTCGCGGGGCCGCAGAAGCCGACGCCGATGAGCTACCCACTGATCCGTCGCGTCACCACGTCCAACGGCCAGAAGCTCACCCCGCAGATCCTGCAGACCAACGGCAATCCGAACAACAACATCGGTGACGGCGGAACCTGCTTCGGGGACTCCGGCGGCCCGACGTTCAAGGACGGCTACGTCGTGACGGTGACCAGCTACGGGTACACCAGCAACTGCCGCTACCTCGACGGCCTCCAGCGCATCGACATCCCCGGCGTCGCCGACATTCTCGCCGACGCGATCGGTGACTCCGGGTCCGTGCCAGCGAACTGGGAGCTCATCTCTCGGTGA
- a CDS encoding EamA family transporter, protein MSDLAEPIPGVAPADRRRLWIGYLLYLGAATLFAVNGTVSKSILLTGISTARLSQLRVTAAFLVLVAVVALTRPAALRLRRGEVPMLLAYGIAGIAMTQWLYFVAIERLPVGVALLIEFTAPIMVALWFRFGRHEAVRNRVWFALLLALVGLAMVAQVWLGFTLDGLGVVAGFGAAAALALYYLLGERGVHGPYPRDPVSLTMWGFAAAAAFWAVAQPWWSFPWEALSGTATPLDGGPTVPLWGLVGWMIVLGTVVPFWLVVASLHHLSAAQASVVGMTEPVLATLIAWVVLGEALTPVQMLGGLVVLTGVLLAETSR, encoded by the coding sequence GTGAGTGACCTCGCCGAGCCGATTCCCGGGGTCGCCCCCGCGGACCGGCGGCGGCTGTGGATCGGCTACCTGCTCTACCTGGGCGCCGCGACCCTGTTCGCGGTCAACGGGACGGTCTCCAAGTCGATCCTGCTGACCGGCATCTCCACCGCCCGGCTGTCGCAGCTGCGGGTCACCGCCGCGTTCCTGGTACTCGTCGCCGTCGTCGCCCTGACCCGCCCCGCAGCGCTGCGGCTGCGCCGCGGCGAGGTTCCCATGCTGCTGGCGTACGGCATCGCCGGGATCGCGATGACCCAGTGGCTGTACTTCGTCGCGATCGAGCGGCTGCCCGTCGGCGTCGCCCTGCTGATCGAGTTCACCGCGCCGATCATGGTCGCGCTGTGGTTCCGGTTCGGCCGCCACGAGGCGGTGCGCAACCGGGTGTGGTTCGCCCTGCTGCTCGCCCTGGTCGGGCTGGCCATGGTGGCGCAGGTGTGGCTGGGCTTCACCCTCGACGGCCTCGGGGTGGTGGCGGGCTTCGGCGCCGCCGCGGCGCTGGCGCTGTACTACCTGCTCGGCGAGCGTGGCGTGCACGGGCCGTACCCGCGGGACCCGGTGTCGCTGACCATGTGGGGCTTCGCCGCCGCGGCGGCGTTCTGGGCGGTGGCCCAGCCCTGGTGGTCGTTCCCGTGGGAGGCGCTGTCGGGGACGGCCACCCCGCTGGACGGTGGCCCGACGGTGCCGCTGTGGGGCCTGGTCGGCTGGATGATCGTGCTCGGCACCGTCGTGCCGTTCTGGCTCGTGGTCGCCAGCCTGCACCACCTCAGCGCGGCCCAGGCCTCCGTCGTCGGGATGACCGAGCCGGTGCTCGCCACCCTGATCGCGTGGGTCGTCCTCGGCGAGGCGCTCACCCCCGTGCAGATGCTGGGCGGCCTGGTGGTGCTCACGGGGGTGCTCCTCGCGGAGACCTCCCGCTGA
- the glgA gene encoding glycogen synthase encodes MRIGMLTREWPPDIYGGAGVHVEHLVAELRRIAEVDVQCFGSPREDARAHSVPADLTSANFSLQTLGIDLQMARDAVDVDVVHSHTWYANMGGHLAGLLHGIPHVLTAHSLEPRRPWKEEQLGGGYRVSSWVERAAYAEANAIIAVSAGMRADILDCYPFVDPDRVRVVHNGIDTDVYRPDPEVDVLMRHGVDPGRPYVLFVGRITRQKGLAHLLAAARRFDPELSLVLCASSPDTPEIGEEIATAVADLRAERGDDAVVWIEEQLPRPQVVQLLTHALAFTCPSVYEPLGIVNLEAMGCETAVVASDVGGIPEVVVDEQTGLLVPYDAAEPRAFEHAFADAVNRLAAEPAVATAMGARGRARAVEHFSWASIAEQTLDVYRSVVAG; translated from the coding sequence GTGCGCATCGGCATGCTGACTCGCGAATGGCCACCCGACATCTACGGCGGCGCCGGGGTCCACGTGGAGCACCTCGTCGCCGAGCTCCGCCGGATCGCCGAGGTGGACGTGCAGTGCTTCGGGTCCCCCCGGGAGGACGCCCGCGCCCACTCCGTCCCCGCCGACCTGACCAGCGCCAACTTCTCGCTGCAGACCCTCGGCATCGACCTGCAGATGGCGCGCGATGCCGTGGACGTGGACGTCGTCCACTCCCACACCTGGTACGCGAACATGGGCGGCCACCTCGCTGGGCTGCTGCACGGCATCCCGCACGTGCTCACCGCGCACTCGCTGGAGCCGCGGCGGCCGTGGAAGGAGGAGCAGCTCGGCGGTGGCTACCGGGTCTCGTCCTGGGTCGAGCGGGCCGCGTACGCCGAGGCCAACGCGATCATCGCGGTGTCGGCCGGCATGCGCGCGGACATCCTCGACTGCTACCCGTTCGTGGACCCCGACCGGGTCCGGGTGGTGCACAACGGGATCGACACCGACGTCTACCGGCCCGACCCCGAGGTCGACGTGCTGATGCGGCACGGCGTCGACCCCGGTCGGCCGTACGTGCTGTTCGTCGGGCGGATCACCCGGCAGAAGGGGCTGGCCCACCTGCTGGCGGCCGCCCGGCGCTTCGACCCCGAGCTCAGCCTCGTGCTGTGCGCGTCCTCCCCGGACACCCCCGAGATCGGGGAGGAGATCGCCACCGCCGTCGCCGACCTGCGGGCCGAGCGCGGCGACGACGCGGTGGTCTGGATCGAGGAGCAGCTCCCCCGCCCGCAGGTCGTCCAGCTGCTCACCCACGCGCTGGCGTTCACCTGCCCGTCGGTGTACGAGCCGCTGGGCATCGTGAACCTGGAGGCCATGGGGTGCGAGACCGCGGTCGTCGCCAGCGACGTCGGCGGCATCCCCGAGGTGGTGGTCGACGAGCAGACCGGCCTGCTGGTGCCGTACGACGCGGCCGAGCCACGCGCCTTCGAGCATGCCTTCGCCGACGCGGTCAACCGGCTCGCTGCCGAACCGGCAGTCGCCACGGCGATGGGCGCCCGCGGCCGGGCGCGCGCGGTGGAGCACTTCTCCTGGGCGTCGATCGCCGAGCAGACGCTGGACGTCTACCGCTCGGTGGTCGCCGGGTGA
- a CDS encoding TfoX/Sxy family protein, with amino-acid sequence MAYDEDLAARIRAALADSPALTGNPPTEKAMFGGLAWLVGGHMSVGVNTGCLIVRIPPETYEQMLAEPGCSEMVFTGRPMRGWVQVDEETLADDGALATWVERGVAYAGSLPAKDPKQQKRKR; translated from the coding sequence ATGGCGTACGACGAGGACCTGGCCGCGCGGATCCGGGCGGCGCTGGCGGACAGCCCCGCGCTGACCGGGAACCCACCGACGGAGAAGGCCATGTTCGGCGGGCTGGCCTGGCTGGTCGGGGGGCACATGTCCGTCGGCGTGAACACCGGCTGCCTGATCGTCCGCATCCCCCCGGAGACGTACGAGCAGATGCTGGCCGAGCCCGGCTGCTCGGAGATGGTGTTCACCGGCCGGCCGATGAGGGGCTGGGTCCAGGTGGACGAGGAAACCCTGGCGGACGACGGCGCCCTGGCCACCTGGGTGGAGCGTGGCGTGGCCTACGCGGGCAGCCTCCCGGCCAAGGACCCGAAGCAGCAGAAGCGGAAGCGCTGA
- a CDS encoding FAD-binding oxidoreductase → MADLPSRADVVVVGGGVMGASTTFHLAEAGVDVLLLERGDLAGGSTVKAAGGVRANFSDPLNIALGARSLALFADFGRRPGYEIDLHRSGYLFVLTRAADVARFEESVALQNSLGVRSRMVSPEEAVRLSPYLSPDGVLAAAWSPDDGHCTPEAVVLGYAAGARRHGARVLTGVEVVGIDVRGDAIAAVRTSAGTVATECVVDCAGAWAPVVASFVGVDLPVVPYRREILVTGPMPDPVDMPMTIDFATSFYWHREGPGILTGFSDRTVPPGFSLERDPAFPERLAELASVRAPGLLDLGVRTGWAGLYEVTPDHNALLGETASVSRFLYATGFSGHGFLQGPAVGEILRDLYLGRAPFVDVSPLDVARFDAGTLRPEVNVV, encoded by the coding sequence GTGGCTGACCTGCCGTCCCGCGCCGACGTGGTCGTCGTCGGCGGCGGGGTGATGGGGGCGTCGACGACGTTCCACCTCGCCGAGGCCGGCGTGGACGTCCTGCTGCTCGAGCGCGGCGACCTGGCCGGCGGTTCGACGGTGAAGGCCGCCGGCGGGGTGCGGGCGAACTTCTCCGACCCGTTGAACATCGCGCTCGGCGCCCGCTCGCTCGCGCTGTTCGCCGACTTCGGGCGTCGTCCGGGGTACGAGATCGACCTGCACCGCAGCGGGTACCTGTTCGTGCTGACGCGCGCCGCGGACGTGGCCCGGTTCGAGGAGTCCGTGGCGCTGCAGAACTCCCTGGGCGTGCGGTCCCGGATGGTGTCGCCGGAGGAGGCGGTGCGACTGTCGCCGTACCTGTCGCCGGATGGGGTGCTCGCCGCCGCGTGGTCGCCCGACGACGGGCACTGCACGCCGGAGGCGGTGGTGCTGGGCTACGCGGCCGGCGCCCGCCGGCACGGGGCGCGCGTGCTGACCGGCGTCGAGGTCGTCGGGATCGACGTACGCGGCGACGCGATCGCGGCGGTGCGGACGTCGGCCGGGACGGTCGCGACGGAGTGCGTCGTGGACTGCGCGGGCGCGTGGGCTCCGGTGGTCGCATCGTTCGTTGGGGTGGACCTGCCGGTGGTGCCGTACCGGCGAGAGATCCTGGTGACCGGGCCGATGCCGGACCCGGTGGACATGCCGATGACGATCGACTTCGCGACGTCCTTCTACTGGCACCGCGAGGGGCCGGGAATCCTGACCGGGTTCTCCGACCGGACCGTGCCGCCGGGGTTCTCGCTGGAGCGGGACCCGGCGTTCCCGGAGCGGCTGGCGGAGTTGGCGTCCGTGCGGGCGCCGGGGCTGCTGGACCTGGGCGTGCGTACCGGCTGGGCCGGGCTGTACGAGGTCACGCCCGACCACAACGCGCTGCTGGGGGAGACGGCCTCGGTGTCGCGGTTCCTGTACGCCACCGGGTTCTCCGGGCACGGGTTCCTGCAGGGGCCTGCGGTGGGGGAGATCCTGCGGGACCTGTACCTGGGTCGCGCACCGTTCGTGGACGTGTCGCCGCTGGACGTCGCGCGCTTCGACGCCGGGACGTTGCGGCCGGAGGTCAACGTCGTATGA